From the Micromonospora lupini genome, one window contains:
- a CDS encoding LLM class flavin-dependent oxidoreductase, protein MQLSILDQSMIPEGSTPTQALTNTLDLARTADALGYHRYWLAEHHATASFASPAPEIMIARLTAETTGLRIGSGGVLLPYYSPFKVAETFRVLQALAPGRIDLGIGRGAGASSRDARLLNPSLGDHSDQSFAEQVSAVRAFLGGPGDQGGIMPTVDGVPQVWLLGASTSSAVLAGRLGLPYSFAHFGRPEVVTEAVRAYRASFDTRGGGSPRVMVGIGVYCAPTRAEAEHVFASQRLFRQRMTQGDLRPVPAPETALTELHSRPAAATGGPEEWPRYAVGSPTDVAEQLTAMATAVGVDEFVVLSTIHGHSDRVRSYALLADALGLRPRTAPALQRA, encoded by the coding sequence GTGCAGTTGTCGATCCTGGACCAGTCGATGATCCCGGAGGGGTCCACACCGACTCAGGCGCTTACCAACACGCTCGATCTGGCCCGGACGGCCGACGCGCTCGGCTACCACCGCTACTGGCTCGCCGAACACCACGCCACGGCGTCGTTCGCGAGCCCGGCCCCCGAGATCATGATCGCGCGGCTCACCGCGGAGACCACCGGCCTGCGGATCGGCAGCGGGGGCGTGCTGCTGCCGTACTACAGCCCGTTCAAGGTGGCCGAGACGTTCCGGGTGCTGCAGGCCCTGGCCCCGGGCCGGATCGATCTGGGCATCGGCCGGGGCGCCGGAGCCTCGTCCCGGGACGCCCGGCTGCTCAACCCCTCCCTCGGCGATCACTCCGACCAGTCCTTCGCCGAGCAGGTCAGCGCCGTCCGGGCATTCCTCGGCGGGCCAGGCGACCAGGGCGGCATCATGCCGACTGTGGACGGCGTGCCGCAGGTCTGGCTGCTGGGCGCGAGCACGTCGAGTGCCGTGCTCGCCGGGCGGCTCGGCCTGCCATACTCGTTCGCGCACTTCGGCCGTCCCGAGGTCGTCACCGAAGCGGTACGGGCGTACCGGGCCAGTTTCGACACACGCGGCGGCGGCAGCCCCCGGGTGATGGTGGGCATCGGGGTGTACTGCGCGCCGACCCGCGCCGAAGCCGAGCACGTCTTCGCCAGCCAGCGACTGTTCCGGCAACGCATGACGCAGGGCGACCTGCGTCCGGTGCCGGCGCCGGAGACCGCGCTCACGGAACTCCACTCCCGGCCCGCGGCGGCGACCGGCGGGCCGGAGGAGTGGCCGCGATACGCGGTCGGCTCCCCCACCGACGTCGCCGAGCAGCTCACCGCGATGGCCACCGCGGTGGGCGTGGACGAGTTCGTGGTGTTGTCCACCATCCACGGACACAGCGACCGCGTGCGCTCGTACGCGCTGCTGGCCGACGCTCTGGGCCTACGACCGCGTACGGCCCCGGCCCTGCAACGCGCATGA
- a CDS encoding aromatase/cyclase codes for MPEPEVHITRHSIDVDAPVDAVYPIIADVTRWPYTFGPTVHVDLLERHADGPQQTERLRLWAIANGLVRSWTSRRTLIPADGRVVFRQEVSAAPVASMGGEWQLEALDGGRTRVLLLHDFTVVDDEPDAAAWVERAVDANSTAELGALGAAARSARNGTLLSFEDSVSVPAPAADVYDFLYRADRWVERLPHVARVGLTEDEPNVQTLEMDTVAPDGAVHTTRSIRVGFPAERIVYKQTTLPPLLAAHTGVWTLRPEGDGVTVTSHHTVVLRPERIEELLGPGATLAGARELVQHNLSTNSVRTLEQARLHLQPVSD; via the coding sequence GTGCCCGAACCCGAAGTCCACATCACCCGGCACAGCATCGACGTCGACGCACCCGTCGACGCCGTGTACCCGATCATCGCGGACGTCACCAGGTGGCCGTACACGTTCGGGCCGACGGTCCACGTCGACCTCCTCGAACGTCACGCCGACGGACCGCAGCAGACCGAGCGGCTCCGGTTGTGGGCCATCGCGAACGGCCTCGTCCGGTCGTGGACCTCGCGACGCACCCTGATCCCGGCCGACGGTCGTGTCGTCTTCCGGCAGGAGGTGTCGGCGGCTCCGGTCGCGTCGATGGGCGGCGAGTGGCAACTCGAAGCGCTCGACGGCGGCCGCACCCGGGTGCTGCTCCTGCACGACTTCACTGTCGTCGACGACGAGCCCGACGCGGCCGCCTGGGTGGAGCGCGCCGTCGACGCCAACAGCACGGCGGAGCTGGGCGCGCTGGGCGCAGCGGCGCGTTCCGCCAGGAACGGCACGCTGCTCTCGTTCGAGGATTCCGTAAGCGTCCCGGCCCCGGCGGCCGACGTGTACGACTTCCTGTACCGCGCCGACCGGTGGGTCGAACGGCTGCCGCACGTCGCCCGCGTCGGACTCACCGAGGACGAGCCGAACGTCCAGACCCTGGAGATGGACACCGTCGCCCCGGACGGTGCGGTGCACACGACCAGGTCGATCCGGGTCGGGTTCCCCGCCGAGCGGATCGTCTACAAGCAGACCACGCTGCCGCCGCTGCTGGCGGCGCACACCGGTGTCTGGACGCTGCGCCCGGAGGGCGACGGGGTGACCGTCACCTCGCACCACACAGTGGTGCTGCGCCCCGAGCGCATCGAGGAGCTGCTCGGACCGGGAGCCACCCTCGCCGGAGCCCGCGAGCTGGTCCAGCACAACCTCAGTACCAACAGCGTCCGCACCCTGGAGCAGGCCCGCCTGCACCTGCAGCCGGTCAGCGACTGA
- a CDS encoding FAD-dependent oxidoreductase has translation MTAVEHRPLLVVGAGPAGLSTAIFAGLHGVSPLVVERRPGTSTAVKATGQYPHTMEALRIAGVADRIHELSRPDRSEFSMVLAPRLAGPVVRTLVSGRELTMRHVSPEEWCTASQSGAERALAERAHELGAELRFGTRLIGLAQDADGVTAHVEETDTGRRYRIRAQYVVATDGWRSPVREALGIPLQGRGVVGQVLRVLFKADLSEPLAHTPGAADSTRFAAFHIGRAVLFNTEIPGLYGYFRHLAPELPEGWHRSADGVVRQIAADLGLGEDLPLDIVESGETSIACGVAERFQVDRILLAGDAAHVMPPTGGLGGNTAILDGLYLGWRLAAVLKGWAGPDLLRTFETERRPYARLLVEQQFANLVERVAPELRDDDVPEPLPPTVLAFGYRYPSGAVLTEPGEDGALVEDPTSATGRPGSRAPYLPLVTPEGAASSTTALFGAGFVLLTGPAGEAWAAPAIHAAERLGVPLTVHTITAEDFPARYGVGLTGASLVRPDRFVAWRAPDLVDDPGARLEEVLRAVLRR, from the coding sequence GTGACCGCCGTCGAGCATCGGCCCCTCCTCGTGGTCGGGGCCGGACCGGCCGGCCTGAGCACGGCGATCTTCGCGGGCCTGCACGGCGTCAGCCCACTTGTCGTGGAGCGCCGCCCCGGCACCTCCACCGCGGTCAAGGCGACCGGCCAGTACCCGCACACCATGGAGGCGTTGCGCATCGCCGGCGTGGCCGACCGGATCCATGAGCTGAGCCGCCCGGACCGCAGTGAGTTCAGCATGGTCCTCGCGCCCCGGCTGGCCGGACCCGTCGTCCGTACGCTGGTCAGCGGCAGGGAACTGACCATGCGGCACGTGTCCCCCGAGGAGTGGTGCACCGCGAGCCAGTCGGGTGCGGAGCGGGCACTGGCCGAGCGTGCCCACGAACTCGGCGCCGAGCTGCGCTTCGGCACCAGGCTGATCGGTCTCGCCCAGGACGCCGACGGTGTCACCGCGCACGTCGAGGAGACGGACACCGGCCGGCGGTACCGGATCCGGGCGCAGTACGTGGTGGCCACCGACGGCTGGCGCAGCCCGGTCCGCGAGGCGCTCGGCATACCGTTGCAGGGTAGGGGAGTGGTAGGCCAGGTCCTGCGGGTGCTGTTCAAAGCGGACCTCAGCGAGCCCCTCGCGCACACTCCGGGGGCCGCCGACAGCACCCGGTTCGCGGCGTTCCACATCGGCCGCGCGGTGCTGTTCAACACCGAGATTCCCGGACTGTACGGCTACTTCCGTCACCTGGCGCCCGAGCTCCCCGAGGGCTGGCACCGCTCCGCCGACGGGGTCGTCCGGCAGATCGCCGCGGATCTCGGGCTCGGCGAGGACCTGCCCCTGGACATCGTCGAGTCCGGCGAGACGTCGATCGCCTGCGGGGTCGCGGAACGGTTCCAGGTGGACCGGATACTCCTGGCCGGTGATGCCGCCCACGTGATGCCGCCGACCGGCGGGCTGGGCGGTAACACCGCAATCCTGGACGGGCTCTACCTGGGCTGGCGGCTCGCCGCCGTGCTGAAGGGCTGGGCTGGCCCCGACCTCCTGCGCACCTTCGAGACCGAACGTCGACCGTACGCCCGGCTGTTGGTCGAGCAGCAGTTCGCGAACCTCGTGGAACGGGTGGCGCCGGAACTGCGCGACGACGACGTGCCCGAACCGCTGCCGCCCACGGTGCTGGCCTTCGGGTACCGCTACCCCTCGGGAGCGGTGCTCACCGAACCCGGCGAGGACGGTGCGCTGGTGGAGGATCCGACCTCGGCGACGGGCCGGCCGGGGTCACGGGCTCCCTACCTGCCGCTTGTCACCCCGGAGGGTGCCGCATCGTCGACGACAGCGCTGTTCGGTGCCGGCTTCGTGCTGCTGACCGGCCCGGCCGGCGAAGCGTGGGCCGCACCCGCAATCCACGCCGCCGAGCGTCTCGGCGTCCCACTCACGGTGCACACCATCACGGCCGAGGACTTCCCGGCCCGTTACGGAGTCGGACTCACCGGCGCCTCGCTGGTGCGGCCCGACCGCTTCGTGGCGTGGCGGGCGCCTGACCTGGTGGATGATCCCGGTGCTCGGCTGGAGGAGGTTCTGCGGGCTGTCCTGCGACGGTGA
- a CDS encoding amidohydrolase family protein, with amino-acid sequence MVAIRARRLFDGERVIQAERPTVLVDDGVIRAVLDGPPPSGHEVVDLGSATLLPGLIDAHVHLAFDATADTVAGLVTADDDVVLDRMRSASAATLDAGVTTARDLGDRGYLGLRVRAETAADVRLGPRLLLAGPPITSIGGHCWFLGGEVEGVEAIRAAVRDRAARGVDVVKVVVTGGRLTAGSHPHEVQFGSAELSAVVQEAKRHGLPVTGHCHAADGIADAVAAGFDGVEHCTFVTADGTNVDPALLSRMAAAGTRVTLTLGSVPQPADHTGPDGADPRRKAVHDALWRIATSGVPVACASDAGCGPGKPHGSLAYAVQAMADLGFSPTEALRAVTSGAAQVCGIADQVGRIAPGYQGDLLAVHGDPAIDPGALRHVAAVFRAGLRVR; translated from the coding sequence ATGGTAGCGATCCGAGCACGGCGGCTCTTCGACGGCGAGCGCGTGATCCAGGCCGAACGGCCGACCGTGCTCGTTGACGACGGTGTGATCCGAGCGGTGCTCGACGGGCCACCGCCGTCCGGGCACGAGGTGGTCGACCTGGGTTCCGCCACGCTGCTGCCGGGCCTCATCGACGCCCACGTCCATCTCGCGTTCGACGCCACGGCGGACACCGTGGCCGGCCTCGTCACCGCCGACGACGACGTCGTGCTGGACCGGATGCGCTCGGCCTCGGCCGCCACCCTCGACGCCGGCGTCACCACCGCCCGTGACCTCGGCGACCGCGGCTACCTGGGCCTGCGGGTACGCGCCGAAACCGCCGCCGACGTCCGTCTCGGTCCGCGATTGCTGCTGGCCGGGCCGCCGATCACCTCGATCGGCGGCCACTGCTGGTTTCTCGGCGGTGAGGTCGAGGGCGTCGAGGCGATCCGCGCGGCGGTCCGGGACCGGGCGGCGCGGGGCGTCGACGTGGTGAAGGTGGTCGTCACCGGCGGCCGGCTGACTGCGGGGTCCCACCCCCACGAAGTGCAGTTCGGGTCGGCCGAGCTGTCCGCAGTCGTGCAGGAGGCGAAGCGGCACGGTCTGCCGGTCACCGGGCACTGTCATGCCGCGGACGGTATCGCTGACGCGGTCGCGGCCGGATTCGACGGCGTCGAGCACTGCACGTTCGTCACCGCCGACGGCACCAACGTGGATCCGGCGCTGCTGAGCCGGATGGCTGCCGCGGGAACCCGGGTCACCCTCACCCTGGGCTCGGTCCCGCAGCCTGCGGACCACACCGGCCCGGACGGGGCCGACCCCCGCCGGAAGGCCGTGCACGACGCGCTGTGGCGGATCGCCACCTCGGGGGTACCCGTCGCCTGCGCCAGCGACGCCGGCTGCGGGCCCGGTAAACCGCACGGATCACTCGCCTACGCGGTCCAGGCGATGGCTGATCTCGGGTTCTCGCCGACGGAAGCACTGCGAGCCGTCACCTCCGGTGCCGCCCAGGTCTGCGGGATCGCCGATCAGGTCGGCCGGATAGCCCCCGGGTACCAGGGCGACCTGCTCGCGGTCCACGGCGATCCGGCCATCGACCCGGGGGCGCTGCGGCACGTCGCCGCGGTGTTTCGCGCCGGGCTCCGGGTGCGGTAG
- a CDS encoding MarR family winged helix-turn-helix transcriptional regulator, which translates to MAERRGGQPDVLDLWRQLTVLTGRLGQTLDKRLVREFDLTLTELLVLDELTRGNPRGMRIQDLSDAVALDQSSMSRLVSRLNAKQLAARVSCDHDRRGVYCQITDLGTERHAAATRVSRAELGAALDAAAFDDRLASVVARLTRPVVAPADT; encoded by the coding sequence ATGGCGGAACGACGCGGCGGGCAGCCGGACGTGCTCGACCTCTGGCGGCAACTGACGGTCCTCACCGGCCGCCTGGGCCAGACGCTCGACAAGCGCCTCGTGCGGGAGTTCGACCTCACCCTCACCGAGCTGCTGGTGCTCGACGAGCTGACCCGCGGCAACCCGCGCGGCATGCGCATCCAGGACCTCAGCGACGCGGTGGCCCTCGACCAGTCCTCGATGAGCCGCCTGGTCAGTCGCCTCAACGCCAAGCAGCTCGCCGCCCGGGTCAGCTGCGACCACGACCGCCGCGGCGTCTACTGCCAGATCACCGACCTGGGCACCGAGCGGCACGCCGCGGCCACCCGGGTCAGCCGCGCCGAACTCGGTGCGGCACTGGACGCCGCCGCCTTCGACGACCGGCTGGCATCCGTGGTGGCGCGGCTGACCCGCCCGGTCGTCGCGCCCGCCGACACCTGA
- a CDS encoding DHA2 family efflux MFS transporter permease subunit has protein sequence MASDTSAPQRAPGDKPAVGEGDRLDPAFLKMAGVLLLALLMALLDETIVNVGVDRLVTVFGTSLSTIQWVTAGYLLAVAVATPISGWGVDRFGVRQIWVFAVVLFTVGSLLSGLAWSAGSLIAFRLLQGLGGGMIFPVVQAAIARAAGPTRVTKAMGLISIPLTVGPVLGPILGGFFVDDISWRWMFLINLPVGVIALLLALRTLPADAPDSAAPRPRLDVIGLALLSPGFAVLIYGLTTAAHRGDFGDPAAVTAFAVGAALLLAYVLHARRAAEPLIDVRMFTQRGFTMSVVTMLLVGAVANTLLFLTPLYYQQSRGFGALHAGLLMVPSGILGAAGAISVGKAGARLTARVTAPIGMLLATIAALVLSGVGDHTSTALTAIAFGIGGFGIGFTVPGLMAFMYLAVGPDDAPRATSALFILNQIGGSLGIAVVAVALQQRLSGTSGFPSEAYGRTYWLVAGFAVVAGLAAALVPGPWRAPEQQRA, from the coding sequence ATGGCCAGCGACACCAGCGCGCCCCAGCGCGCTCCCGGCGACAAGCCCGCTGTCGGGGAGGGCGACCGCCTCGATCCCGCATTCCTCAAGATGGCCGGAGTCCTGCTGCTGGCACTGCTGATGGCCCTGCTGGACGAGACAATCGTCAACGTCGGGGTGGACCGCCTCGTCACCGTCTTCGGGACCTCGCTGTCGACCATCCAGTGGGTCACCGCCGGATACCTGCTCGCCGTCGCCGTCGCGACCCCGATCTCCGGCTGGGGCGTGGACCGGTTCGGTGTCCGTCAGATCTGGGTGTTCGCGGTCGTCCTGTTCACCGTCGGTTCGCTGCTGTCCGGACTGGCCTGGTCGGCCGGCAGCCTGATCGCGTTCCGCCTGCTCCAAGGGCTCGGCGGCGGAATGATCTTCCCGGTCGTCCAGGCCGCGATCGCCCGCGCCGCGGGCCCGACCAGGGTCACCAAGGCGATGGGCCTGATCTCGATCCCGCTGACCGTCGGGCCGGTGCTCGGTCCGATTCTCGGCGGCTTCTTCGTCGACGACATCAGCTGGCGCTGGATGTTCCTCATCAACCTGCCGGTCGGTGTCATCGCTCTGCTGCTCGCCCTCCGGACGCTGCCGGCCGACGCGCCGGACTCCGCAGCGCCGCGGCCACGCCTCGACGTCATCGGCCTGGCCCTGCTCTCACCCGGCTTCGCGGTGCTCATCTACGGGCTCACCACCGCGGCCCACCGCGGCGACTTCGGCGATCCGGCGGCGGTCACCGCCTTCGCCGTCGGCGCGGCACTGCTGCTGGCGTACGTGCTGCACGCCCGCCGCGCGGCCGAGCCCCTGATCGACGTGCGGATGTTCACCCAGCGTGGTTTCACGATGTCGGTGGTCACCATGCTGCTCGTCGGGGCGGTCGCCAACACGTTGCTGTTCCTGACTCCGCTGTACTACCAGCAGTCACGCGGATTCGGCGCGCTGCACGCGGGCCTGCTCATGGTGCCCTCGGGCATACTCGGCGCCGCCGGGGCGATCTCCGTCGGCAAGGCCGGCGCCCGGCTCACCGCCCGCGTGACCGCTCCGATCGGGATGCTGCTCGCCACGATCGCCGCGCTGGTGCTGTCCGGCGTCGGTGACCACACCTCGACGGCCCTGACCGCTATCGCGTTCGGCATCGGCGGCTTCGGCATCGGCTTCACAGTGCCCGGCCTGATGGCGTTCATGTACCTCGCGGTCGGCCCCGACGACGCTCCCCGGGCCACCAGCGCCCTGTTCATCCTCAACCAGATCGGCGGGTCGTTGGGCATCGCGGTGGTCGCGGTCGCGTTGCAACAGCGGCTCAGTGGCACCTCGGGCTTCCCCTCGGAGGCGTACGGCCGGACGTACTGGCTGGTGGCGGGCTTCGCCGTGGTCGCAGGGCTCGCCGCAGCACTGGTACCCGGGCCGTGGCGGGCCCCGGAGCAGCAACGCGCGTAA
- a CDS encoding AfsR/SARP family transcriptional regulator, with amino-acid sequence MSVPATPTEEYRVLGPLTVVVAGRSAPVTAPKQRIILASLLLRAGTWVTASELANALWDDRAPKDPRSALQVHLTRLRARFATVHPERPDLIETRPGAYRIVVPPGSLDLDRYRDAIAQARSARRAGSVDVELAWLQQALAEWRGDPLALVPSARIQREVVTALVDDRLRWMERRFELALATGRHAQVIDELRAATLAHPERGRLWGHLMDALAETGDRAAAIAAYHQARRRLRDELDATPDTELRRRYRRLIAETGQTRGNTVIPMAGLGGWRAQCQLPPDIADFVGRADVSHELFTTLGSGDTPVVCLTGVPGVGKSALAVRVAHRLRTRFPDGQWYVCAGDGRTWPDIIAEMLTTSGVEQPPTSTTAAVSLLRRRLAGRRLLVTIDDAPDGDPPHGLLPLPAGCAVLAVRRGDPPALDCDVAHVVTLDVLSPTEAATLVTDMVGQARVSRTPAALEALVERCDRLPLALRIAGAHLVTHPARDIGEFAELLGADPLGTLSLPGSRRAAVRTAFELAYSALPPAVRRLFRFLELVPGFAHRVETVAELTRMSQSSAAATVADLARARLAELGPDGVIRLHSLVARFAAERGLDEDPAADRRAALVRLGTSLLNVADAAVRLCHPDVVRVGAGTGQATFGSHRAARAWLQRERRNLVAVAVQAASAGLTPLAVGLTDALRGPCGADRHHTDWRIAAEAAVAATDPLREPTYAAIARLNLGLALQGLNDLGPAEIHLREACDQLRRRGPAELEVVAVTALAMHRLQQPTKRFDDAIGLLHRGLRQCRQLGLRHAQARCLLYLGMAHHARGELRLAYRQLSAAARIGERAGDYSAQAEILARLGGVCGELGAHREAVRRLRAALRLGRWARSAHSVALASYGLARLRRAEGRSDRAHAHVARAIAFAEPGGYLAVLVNARNLLAGLYRDEGLTGRAEVEYRRALREAERIGHPGARCEALTGLALLAHGHGRDQQIPVMARQAAVAARAAGSPRLLSQVRELLTTLQPAPSRR; translated from the coding sequence GTGAGCGTGCCAGCCACCCCGACGGAGGAGTACCGCGTCCTCGGGCCGCTGACGGTGGTTGTCGCCGGCCGCTCCGCGCCGGTGACCGCACCGAAGCAGCGCATCATCCTGGCAAGCCTGCTGCTGCGCGCCGGCACCTGGGTCACCGCCTCGGAACTGGCGAACGCCCTGTGGGACGACCGAGCACCGAAGGACCCTCGCAGCGCCCTTCAGGTGCACCTCACCCGCCTGCGGGCCCGGTTCGCCACCGTCCACCCCGAGAGACCGGATCTGATCGAGACCCGCCCCGGCGCGTACCGGATCGTGGTGCCGCCCGGATCGCTGGACCTGGACCGCTACCGGGACGCGATCGCGCAGGCGCGCTCCGCCCGACGCGCCGGGTCGGTCGACGTCGAGCTGGCCTGGTTGCAGCAGGCCCTGGCCGAGTGGCGCGGCGACCCGCTCGCGCTGGTGCCGTCGGCCCGCATCCAGCGGGAGGTGGTCACCGCCCTGGTCGATGATCGGCTGCGCTGGATGGAGCGCCGGTTCGAGTTGGCGTTGGCCACGGGCCGGCACGCGCAGGTCATCGACGAACTACGCGCCGCGACCCTCGCTCATCCTGAGCGAGGACGCCTGTGGGGCCACCTCATGGACGCCCTCGCCGAGACCGGCGACCGGGCTGCGGCGATCGCCGCGTACCACCAGGCACGCAGAAGGCTGCGTGACGAACTGGACGCCACACCGGACACCGAGCTGCGGCGCCGCTACCGCCGGCTGATCGCCGAAACAGGCCAGACTCGCGGCAACACGGTGATCCCGATGGCCGGCCTTGGCGGATGGCGGGCACAATGCCAACTGCCACCGGACATCGCCGACTTCGTCGGGCGGGCGGACGTCTCCCACGAACTGTTTACGACCCTGGGGTCGGGCGACACACCTGTGGTCTGCCTCACCGGGGTGCCGGGGGTCGGCAAGTCCGCGCTCGCCGTGCGGGTGGCCCACCGCCTTCGGACCCGGTTTCCCGACGGCCAGTGGTACGTGTGCGCCGGCGACGGACGAACCTGGCCCGACATCATCGCGGAGATGCTGACCACCTCCGGAGTGGAACAACCGCCGACAAGCACCACTGCCGCGGTGTCCCTGCTCCGCCGCCGGCTCGCCGGACGGCGACTGCTGGTGACGATCGACGACGCCCCGGACGGTGACCCACCACACGGGCTGCTTCCCCTTCCCGCCGGATGCGCCGTCCTGGCCGTACGGCGCGGCGATCCACCGGCACTGGACTGCGACGTCGCCCACGTGGTCACCCTCGACGTCCTCTCCCCCACGGAAGCCGCGACACTGGTGACCGACATGGTCGGCCAGGCCCGGGTCAGCCGTACGCCCGCCGCGCTGGAGGCGCTCGTCGAACGGTGTGACCGGCTGCCACTGGCACTCCGGATCGCCGGCGCCCATCTGGTCACCCATCCGGCCCGCGACATCGGCGAGTTCGCCGAACTGCTCGGCGCGGACCCGCTCGGCACGCTCAGCCTGCCCGGCAGCCGGCGGGCAGCGGTCCGGACGGCCTTCGAACTCGCCTACTCCGCACTGCCCCCGGCCGTCCGGCGGCTCTTCCGGTTCCTCGAACTCGTACCCGGGTTCGCGCACCGCGTCGAGACGGTCGCCGAGCTGACCAGGATGTCACAGTCCAGCGCAGCCGCGACCGTGGCGGACCTGGCCCGCGCCCGGCTCGCCGAACTCGGGCCCGACGGGGTCATCCGCCTGCACAGCCTGGTGGCCCGGTTCGCCGCCGAGCGCGGTCTCGACGAGGATCCCGCGGCGGATCGGCGGGCCGCGCTCGTCCGGCTGGGAACGTCGTTGCTGAACGTCGCCGACGCTGCGGTGCGGCTGTGTCATCCGGATGTGGTCCGGGTCGGCGCCGGCACCGGGCAGGCGACCTTCGGCAGCCACCGGGCGGCGCGGGCCTGGCTGCAACGGGAACGGCGCAACCTCGTTGCGGTCGCGGTGCAGGCCGCCTCCGCCGGGCTGACCCCGCTCGCCGTGGGCCTGACCGACGCGCTGCGCGGGCCCTGCGGCGCCGACCGGCACCACACCGACTGGCGGATCGCCGCCGAGGCCGCTGTCGCGGCCACCGACCCGCTCCGCGAGCCCACGTACGCCGCCATCGCCCGGCTCAACCTCGGACTGGCATTGCAGGGGCTCAACGACCTGGGGCCCGCCGAGATCCATCTGCGGGAGGCCTGCGACCAGCTGCGCCGACGGGGTCCGGCCGAGTTGGAGGTCGTCGCCGTGACCGCTCTGGCCATGCACCGCCTGCAACAGCCGACCAAACGGTTCGACGACGCCATCGGCCTGCTCCACCGTGGCCTGCGACAGTGCCGACAGCTGGGGCTGCGGCACGCCCAGGCACGCTGCCTGCTGTACCTCGGGATGGCCCACCACGCGCGCGGGGAACTGCGCCTTGCGTACCGTCAATTAAGCGCCGCGGCGCGGATCGGCGAACGGGCTGGGGACTACTCCGCCCAAGCGGAGATCCTGGCCCGGCTCGGCGGCGTCTGCGGTGAGCTCGGCGCGCACCGCGAGGCGGTTCGGCGGTTACGGGCGGCCCTGCGGCTCGGCCGGTGGGCCCGCTCGGCGCACTCGGTCGCGCTCGCCTCCTACGGGCTGGCCCGGTTACGCCGCGCCGAGGGCCGATCGGACCGCGCCCACGCACACGTGGCCCGCGCCATCGCCTTCGCCGAACCCGGCGGTTACCTCGCCGTGCTGGTCAACGCCCGCAATCTGCTCGCCGGTCTGTATCGGGACGAGGGCCTGACCGGGCGCGCGGAGGTGGAGTACCGGCGCGCACTGCGCGAGGCCGAGCGGATCGGTCATCCGGGCGCCCGGTGCGAGGCGCTGACCGGCCTCGCGCTGCTGGCCCACGGGCACGGTCGCGACCAGCAGATCCCGGTGATGGCCCGGCAGGCGGCCGTCGCCGCCCGGGCCGCCGGGTCACCTCGACTGCTGTCCCAGGTCCGGGAGTTGCTCACCACACTCCAGCCGGCTCCGAGCAGGCGCTGA
- a CDS encoding quinone oxidoreductase family protein, whose protein sequence is MRVIRYYEHGGPQVLTVDKAPDPVPDEGQLLVQVEAVGVNFIETQLRSGTAPFPSPVPRAPHGDVVGRVVAVGPGTHRFAVGDRLAAWGVTDAYADLVLIGDAQAAPVPDDVPAPVATALASTAQVAASVLSVGRLARGETVLVHAAAGAIGHLVTQLARLRGAGLVIGGVGSPAKADFVRAHGADAVVDYSRPDWPDRVREVTGGAGVDLVLDSVEGAVLSPSIALLNPFGRLVYYGFAGASGEAGRVTLTDLLGLRTVVGTALDAWLAAAPDEAAHNQRELTELVRDGRLRVAVHTVLPLEEAAQAHRLIEDRRQLGRVVLVP, encoded by the coding sequence ATGCGTGTCATCCGTTACTACGAGCACGGTGGTCCGCAGGTGCTGACCGTCGACAAGGCACCGGACCCGGTGCCCGACGAGGGTCAGCTCCTGGTCCAGGTCGAGGCCGTCGGGGTCAACTTCATCGAGACCCAGCTGCGCTCCGGTACGGCACCCTTTCCGTCCCCGGTGCCCAGGGCGCCGCACGGTGACGTGGTCGGCCGGGTCGTCGCTGTCGGGCCCGGCACCCACCGCTTCGCCGTCGGTGACCGGCTGGCCGCGTGGGGCGTGACCGACGCGTACGCCGATCTGGTGCTGATCGGCGACGCCCAGGCGGCGCCGGTGCCGGACGACGTTCCGGCACCGGTCGCCACCGCTCTCGCCTCGACGGCCCAGGTCGCCGCGAGCGTCCTGAGCGTCGGCCGGCTCGCCCGCGGCGAGACGGTGCTGGTGCACGCCGCCGCCGGGGCGATCGGTCACCTCGTCACCCAACTGGCCCGGCTGCGCGGGGCGGGCCTGGTGATCGGCGGGGTCGGCTCGCCGGCCAAGGCGGATTTCGTCCGTGCCCACGGCGCCGACGCCGTCGTGGACTACTCCCGGCCGGACTGGCCCGACCGGGTCCGTGAGGTGACCGGCGGCGCCGGCGTCGACCTGGTCCTCGACAGCGTGGAAGGCGCGGTCCTGTCGCCGAGCATCGCCCTGCTCAATCCGTTCGGCCGGCTCGTCTACTACGGGTTCGCGGGCGCCTCGGGCGAGGCCGGTCGGGTCACTCTGACCGATCTGCTCGGCCTGCGGACAGTCGTCGGCACGGCCCTCGACGCCTGGCTCGCCGCCGCACCGGACGAAGCGGCCCACAACCAACGGGAGCTGACCGAGCTGGTTCGTGACGGCCGGTTGCGGGTCGCCGTCCACACGGTCCTTCCCCTGGAGGAGGCGGCCCAGGCCCACCGGCTCATCGAGGACCGCCGTCAGCTCGGCCGCGTGGTGCTCGTCCCGTGA